One window of Streptococcus suis genomic DNA carries:
- a CDS encoding ABC transporter ATP-binding protein, translating into MIISMKNVSYRRQGKNLLEDINWEFKEGERWAILGLNGAGKSTLLRILMAEFWKSSGDLTVLGVEFGRGDIPSLRTKIGVVGSFLAERFPIDLTAEQIVLTGKYKSSILYKEYGQAEIDEATAMLREIRAGHLIGRTYASLSQGERQLLLIARSLMENPAILILDEATVGLDLLARERLLQHIDHICQLPTAPAIIFVTHHAEEITSNFSHVLLLKEGKVLTQGPKEKILTPELLGDFYGNQVELIELGEERIFIKPILD; encoded by the coding sequence ATGATTATTTCAATGAAAAATGTCAGCTACCGCAGACAGGGTAAAAACTTACTAGAGGACATCAACTGGGAATTCAAGGAAGGTGAGCGCTGGGCCATCCTGGGTCTCAACGGGGCTGGAAAATCTACACTGCTACGCATTCTCATGGCAGAATTTTGGAAATCGTCTGGGGACCTGACTGTTCTCGGAGTTGAATTTGGCAGAGGGGACATCCCCAGCCTCCGTACAAAAATCGGTGTGGTTGGCTCCTTTCTAGCCGAACGTTTTCCTATCGACCTGACGGCAGAGCAGATTGTCCTGACAGGAAAGTATAAGTCCTCCATTCTTTACAAGGAATACGGTCAGGCAGAAATCGATGAGGCCACAGCCATGTTGCGGGAAATTCGTGCGGGGCATTTGATTGGGCGGACCTATGCTAGTCTGTCGCAGGGGGAGCGTCAGCTGCTGTTGATTGCCCGCAGTCTTATGGAAAATCCAGCAATTTTGATTTTGGACGAGGCAACGGTTGGTCTGGACCTCTTGGCTCGTGAGCGCCTACTCCAGCATATCGACCATATCTGTCAGCTACCGACGGCGCCTGCTATCATCTTTGTGACCCACCATGCGGAGGAAATCACCAGCAACTTCAGCCATGTCCTCCTGCTCAAGGAAGGCAAGGTTTTGACCCAAGGACCAAAGGAGAAAATCCTGACGCCTGAACTTTTGGGTGACTTCTATGGCAATCAGGTCGAACTGATTGAACTCGGGGAGGAACGGATTTTTATCAAGCCAATATTAGACTAA
- a CDS encoding hemolysin family protein, giving the protein MEDPGSQTIYIQLLVLLLLTLLNAFFSASEMALVSLNRSRVEQKAAEGEKKYIRLVSVLENPNNFLSTIQVGITFISILSGASLASDLGAILAQWLGDSATAQTVGYWLALALLTFISIVLGELYPKRIAMNMKENLAVVTAPVIIFLGKIVSPFVWLLSAATNLISRITPMNFDDADDQMTRDEIEYILTKSEQTLDAEEIEMLQGIFNLDELMAREVMVPRTDAFMVDIDDEIDAIMAEILKQNFSRIPVYEGDKDNVIGLIHTKKILAEGFTNGFDNLKIRRIMQEPLFVPETIFVDDLLKALRNTQNQMAILLDEYGGVAGLATLEDLLEEIVGEIDDETDKTEVFVREIADNTFIVQGNMTLNDFNEHFDMELESDDVDTIAGYYLTGVGTIPSQEEKVSFEVDSKGHHLVLSNDKVKNGRVTKLKILITPIEEDSNEKD; this is encoded by the coding sequence ATGGAAGACCCCGGTAGTCAGACCATTTACATTCAATTACTTGTTTTGCTCTTGTTGACCCTGCTCAACGCCTTTTTCTCGGCTTCAGAGATGGCCCTGGTGTCACTCAACCGCTCTCGTGTGGAGCAGAAGGCAGCCGAGGGGGAGAAGAAGTACATTCGCCTGGTTTCCGTCTTGGAAAATCCAAATAACTTCTTATCGACCATACAAGTCGGCATCACCTTCATCTCCATTCTTTCGGGTGCAAGTTTGGCTAGTGATTTAGGTGCGATTTTGGCCCAGTGGCTGGGCGATTCGGCTACAGCTCAGACAGTTGGCTATTGGTTGGCTCTGGCACTTTTGACTTTTATTTCCATTGTCCTTGGTGAGCTTTATCCCAAGCGGATTGCCATGAATATGAAGGAAAATCTAGCAGTTGTGACGGCTCCTGTCATTATTTTTCTTGGCAAGATTGTCAGCCCCTTTGTCTGGCTGCTTTCAGCTGCGACTAACCTGATTAGCCGTATCACGCCTATGAATTTTGATGATGCGGATGACCAGATGACCCGTGACGAGATTGAGTACATCTTGACCAAGAGCGAGCAGACCTTGGATGCGGAAGAAATCGAGATGCTGCAGGGGATTTTCAATCTGGACGAGCTCATGGCCCGTGAGGTTATGGTTCCTCGTACCGATGCTTTCATGGTGGATATTGATGATGAAATTGACGCCATTATGGCTGAAATTCTCAAGCAAAACTTTTCTCGTATCCCAGTCTACGAAGGCGATAAGGACAATGTGATTGGCCTGATTCATACAAAGAAAATCTTGGCGGAAGGCTTTACCAACGGCTTTGATAATCTCAAGATTCGCCGCATCATGCAAGAACCTCTCTTCGTACCGGAGACAATTTTTGTGGATGATTTGCTCAAGGCCCTTCGCAATACCCAAAACCAAATGGCTATTTTGCTGGACGAATACGGTGGCGTTGCTGGTCTTGCTACCTTGGAAGACCTTCTGGAAGAAATTGTCGGTGAAATCGATGATGAGACCGATAAGACAGAAGTCTTTGTCCGTGAAATTGCAGACAATACCTTTATCGTTCAGGGGAATATGACCCTCAACGACTTCAATGAACATTTTGATATGGAGTTGGAGAGCGATGATGTGGATACCATTGCCGGCTATTATCTGACAGGTGTGGGTACCATTCCAAGCCAGGAGGAAAAAGTTTCCTTTGAGGTGGACAGCAAGGGCCACCACCTGGTTCTCAGCAATGATAAGGTGAAAAATGGTCGTGTGACCAAGCTGAAGATTCTTATCACACCGATTGAAGAAGATTCAAACGAGAAGGATTAG
- the rplS gene encoding 50S ribosomal protein L19, with translation MNPLIQSLTEGQLRTDIPSFRPGDTVRVHAKVVEGNRERIQIFEGVVISRKGQGISEMYTVRKISGGVGVERTFPIHTPRVDKIEVVRYGKVRRAKLYYLRALQGKAARIKEIRR, from the coding sequence ATGAATCCATTGATCCAAAGTTTGACAGAAGGTCAACTTCGCACTGACATCCCTTCTTTCCGTCCTGGTGACACTGTACGTGTTCACGCTAAGGTTGTCGAAGGTAACCGCGAACGTATCCAGATTTTCGAGGGTGTTGTTATCTCTCGTAAAGGCCAAGGCATCTCAGAAATGTACACTGTACGTAAAATCTCTGGTGGTGTAGGTGTTGAACGTACATTCCCAATCCACACTCCACGTGTTGACAAGATTGAGGTTGTTCGTTACGGTAAAGTACGTCGTGCTAAATTGTACTACTTGCGTGCTCTTCAAGGTAAAGCAGCTCGTATCAAAGAAATCCGTCGTTAA
- a CDS encoding DEAD/DEAH box helicase: MKFTDLQLSEDILLAVEKAGFETPSPIQEQTIPLALEGKDVIGQAQTGTGKTAAFGLPTLNKIDIDNQAVQALIIAPTRELAVQSQEELFKFGREKGVKVRSVYGGSSIEKQIKALRSGAHIVVGTPGRLLDLIKRKALKLDGVETLILDEADEMLNMGFLDDIEAIIERVPASRQTLLFSATMPEPIKRIGVKFMKEPEHVKIAAKELTNVNVDQYYIRVKENEKFDTMTRLMDVDQPELSIVFGRTKRRVDELTRGLKLRGFRAEGIHGDLDQNKRLRVIRDFKGDQIDVLVATDVAARGLDISGVTHVYNYDIPQDPESYVHRIGRTGRAGQSGQSITFVSPNEMGYLAIIEDLTKKRMKGLKPATAEEAFEAKKKVALKKIERDFADEAIRGNFDKFKKDAVKLAAEFTPEELALYVLSLTVQDPDSLPEVEIAREKPLPFKFAPGQAKGKGGRGGRDRDRGGRRDGDRNRDRGGRRGDRNRREDKFKRDNRRQDNKKPHQRTSSEKQTGFVIRNKGER, from the coding sequence TTGAAATTTACAGATTTACAGTTGTCAGAAGACATTTTGCTTGCCGTTGAGAAGGCGGGGTTTGAAACACCATCACCTATCCAAGAGCAGACCATTCCGCTTGCTCTTGAAGGCAAAGATGTGATTGGTCAGGCACAGACAGGTACAGGGAAAACTGCAGCTTTTGGTCTGCCAACCCTCAACAAGATTGATATCGACAATCAAGCTGTCCAAGCCTTGATTATTGCCCCAACACGTGAGTTGGCGGTGCAAAGTCAGGAAGAACTCTTCAAATTTGGTCGTGAAAAGGGTGTAAAAGTTCGCTCTGTTTACGGCGGTTCTAGCATTGAAAAACAAATCAAGGCCCTCCGTTCAGGTGCCCATATCGTAGTCGGTACACCAGGTCGTCTCTTGGACTTGATTAAGAGAAAGGCTCTCAAGCTTGACGGTGTTGAAACCCTCATTCTTGACGAAGCGGATGAAATGCTCAATATGGGCTTCTTGGATGATATTGAAGCCATCATAGAACGTGTGCCAGCAAGTCGCCAGACCCTTCTATTTTCTGCGACCATGCCTGAGCCAATCAAGCGTATCGGTGTCAAGTTCATGAAAGAGCCTGAGCACGTTAAAATTGCGGCCAAGGAATTGACCAACGTCAACGTGGATCAATACTATATCCGTGTCAAAGAGAATGAAAAATTTGACACCATGACTCGCCTCATGGATGTTGATCAGCCAGAATTGTCTATCGTCTTCGGTCGTACCAAACGCCGTGTCGATGAATTGACTCGTGGACTCAAACTGCGTGGTTTCCGTGCGGAAGGGATTCACGGAGATTTGGATCAAAATAAACGCCTGCGTGTTATCCGCGATTTCAAGGGAGATCAAATTGATGTTCTCGTTGCGACAGACGTTGCAGCGCGTGGATTGGATATTTCAGGTGTGACACATGTCTACAACTACGATATTCCACAAGACCCTGAAAGTTACGTACACCGTATCGGTCGTACAGGTCGTGCTGGCCAGTCTGGTCAATCGATCACCTTTGTTTCGCCAAATGAAATGGGTTACTTGGCTATCATCGAAGATTTGACCAAGAAGCGTATGAAGGGGCTCAAGCCTGCGACAGCTGAAGAGGCATTTGAAGCCAAGAAAAAAGTTGCTCTGAAAAAGATTGAGCGTGACTTCGCAGACGAGGCTATTCGTGGAAACTTTGATAAGTTTAAGAAAGACGCAGTTAAGTTGGCGGCCGAATTTACCCCTGAAGAGCTTGCTCTATATGTACTCAGCCTGACCGTACAAGATCCAGATAGCTTGCCAGAAGTGGAAATCGCGCGTGAAAAACCACTGCCATTCAAGTTTGCTCCTGGTCAAGCCAAGGGCAAGGGTGGACGTGGAGGTCGCGACCGTGATCGTGGTGGCCGTCGTGACGGTGACCGAAATCGTGATCGTGGAGGACGCCGTGGAGACCGCAACCGTCGCGAAGACAAGTTCAAACGTGACAACCGCCGTCAAGACAACAAAAAACCACACCAACGCACCTCAAGTGAAAAGCAAACAGGCTTTGTAATTCGCAATAAGGGTGAGAGATAA
- a CDS encoding GNAT family N-acetyltransferase produces the protein MITYKQNPQLDFQAVIEIYDSVGWTNYTDRPTMLQKALEHSLLVLAAFDGDRLVGLLRAVGDGQSIVFIQDILVLPTYQRQGIGRHLLEQVIAYFPGIYQLHLLTDNTEKTRSFYEELGFTAVERLDCVAYTYVKLRTI, from the coding sequence ATGATTACTTACAAACAAAATCCTCAACTCGACTTTCAAGCAGTCATTGAAATCTATGATTCAGTTGGTTGGACAAATTATACTGACCGGCCTACCATGTTACAGAAGGCCTTGGAACATAGTCTGCTCGTTCTTGCGGCCTTTGACGGTGACCGTCTAGTGGGTCTCTTGCGAGCAGTTGGTGACGGGCAATCAATCGTTTTTATTCAGGACATCTTGGTTCTGCCAACCTATCAACGACAAGGGATTGGGCGTCATCTTTTGGAACAGGTCATTGCCTATTTCCCAGGTATTTATCAGCTTCATCTCTTGACGGACAATACTGAGAAAACACGGTCTTTTTATGAGGAACTTGGCTTTACAGCTGTTGAAAGATTGGACTGTGTTGCTTATACTTATGTAAAATTAAGAACAATTTAG
- a CDS encoding NAD(P)H-dependent oxidoreductase: protein MASLLIVKAHPLDAQKSYALRALEEFQTRYASLHPEDQIEVVDVFEDQIPALDKSLLAAMGAAKKGENISPEQAKQLDRYNALTQQFLAADKIVVVNPLWNLNVPSQLVSWVNTINVAGLTFKYGSEGSIGLVKDKKLLHIQSNGGVYAGQDPAAQYIKSIFEFLGFEDIHQVFIEGQSADPSQAQAIFEEAMAKIDRILERF, encoded by the coding sequence ATGGCAAGTCTATTAATCGTAAAAGCCCACCCACTTGATGCCCAAAAATCCTACGCCTTACGAGCCTTGGAAGAGTTTCAAACTCGTTACGCCAGTTTGCACCCAGAAGATCAGATAGAAGTAGTGGATGTTTTTGAAGACCAGATTCCAGCCTTGGACAAATCCTTGTTAGCGGCTATGGGAGCAGCTAAAAAAGGCGAGAATATTAGTCCTGAACAAGCAAAGCAATTGGACCGTTACAATGCCTTGACCCAGCAATTTCTTGCAGCTGATAAGATTGTCGTCGTCAATCCTCTCTGGAATCTCAATGTGCCAAGTCAGTTGGTATCTTGGGTCAATACCATCAATGTAGCAGGCCTGACCTTTAAGTATGGTTCAGAAGGCTCTATCGGTTTGGTCAAGGACAAAAAGCTCCTGCACATCCAGTCCAATGGTGGTGTTTATGCAGGTCAGGATCCAGCTGCCCAGTACATCAAGTCTATCTTTGAATTTTTAGGCTTTGAAGATATTCATCAAGTCTTTATCGAAGGGCAATCGGCTGATCCGAGCCAGGCTCAGGCTATTTTTGAAGAGGCAATGGCTAAAATTGATCGGATTTTAGAAAGATTTTAA
- a CDS encoding GIY-YIG nuclease family protein, producing MENKAYFYVLECADGSLYTGYTTDVEKRLATHNRGKGAKYTRARLPVSLVYQEAFSSKQEAMSAEALFKKRSRQSKLDYIAEMTKKPRPK from the coding sequence ATGGAAAATAAGGCCTACTTTTATGTCTTGGAATGTGCCGACGGGAGTCTTTATACTGGCTATACGACTGATGTGGAGAAGCGGCTTGCTACCCATAATCGTGGGAAAGGGGCCAAGTACACCCGCGCACGCTTGCCTGTCAGCCTGGTCTACCAAGAAGCCTTTTCCAGCAAGCAGGAAGCCATGTCTGCCGAGGCTTTGTTTAAGAAACGCAGTCGGCAGAGCAAGTTAGACTACATCGCAGAAATGACAAAAAAACCTCGACCCAAATAG
- a CDS encoding tRNA1(Val) (adenine(37)-N6)-methyltransferase produces the protein MHNPVLLDGERIDQLFSTDVQIIQNREVFSYSIDSVLLSRFPKMPAQKGLIVDLCSGNGAVGLFASTRTKAQIIQVELQERLADMNRRSIVLNGLEEQLSVINDDLANLPQYDLRSKVDLMLCNPPYFKVDKESNLNESEHYLLARHEIATNLDSICQVAQQVLKSNGRLAMVHRPDRFLDILDTLRTYKLAPKRIQFVYPKASKEANMLLIEAIKDGSVDGLHILPPLVVHEENGDYTSAIREIYYGK, from the coding sequence ATGCACAATCCAGTTTTATTAGACGGAGAGCGGATTGACCAGCTCTTCTCGACAGATGTTCAGATTATTCAAAATCGGGAGGTTTTTAGCTACTCGATTGACAGCGTCCTCCTCTCTCGCTTTCCAAAAATGCCTGCTCAGAAGGGGCTAATTGTTGATCTTTGTAGCGGAAATGGGGCGGTGGGGCTCTTTGCCTCTACACGCACCAAGGCCCAGATTATTCAGGTTGAATTACAGGAACGCTTGGCGGATATGAACCGCCGTTCCATTGTCCTCAACGGTCTGGAGGAACAACTTTCCGTTATCAATGATGACTTGGCAAATCTACCCCAGTATGATCTGCGGTCCAAGGTTGATTTGATGCTCTGCAATCCTCCCTACTTCAAGGTAGATAAAGAGTCAAACCTAAATGAAAGCGAGCATTATCTTCTAGCCAGACACGAGATTGCGACCAACCTAGACAGCATTTGTCAGGTGGCCCAACAGGTGCTCAAGTCCAATGGTCGCTTGGCCATGGTCCACAGACCCGACCGATTTTTAGATATTTTGGACACGCTGAGAACCTACAAACTAGCTCCCAAACGCATCCAGTTTGTCTATCCCAAGGCCAGCAAGGAGGCCAATATGTTACTGATTGAGGCGATCAAGGACGGATCGGTAGATGGGCTACACATCCTGCCACCTCTGGTTGTCCATGAGGAAAACGGCGACTACACTTCTGCCATTCGTGAGATTTATTATGGAAAATAA
- a CDS encoding heavy metal translocating P-type ATPase, producing the protein MKKMTLPVQGMTCATCALTVEKAVGKLVGVEEASVNLATEKLSVSFDENVLSLSDIGHAVEKAGYGLVRNLITETYAIEGMTCASCAMTVEKALGKLAGMEEVAVNLATEKATMTYDKDRLDAAAILSAVEKAGYKAVLPQTNSLVTAVDSKEQHQSDLWSRFIWSTVFTLPLLYIAMGPMLPGGGLPLPAFLHQPLTFALVQLFLTLPVMYIGRAFYQKGFKTLFAGHPNMDSLIAVGTSAALVQGLIMTVLIARGQADLSHGHPELYFESAAVILTLITLGKHMEALSKGWTSDAIKKLMNLAPKTARLIRDGQEITLPLEQVQVGDVLQVRPGEQIPVDGKVLQGQSTVDESMLTGESLPVKKAVGDSVVGATLNQHGAFQMQATKVGADTTLAQIIRLVEEAQGSKAPIAQLADRVSAVFVPIVMVLALLSGLAWWTLGQEPWIFSLSITISVLVIACPCALGLATPTAIMVGTGKGAENGLLFKSGQAVEVLQKVNTIVFDKTGTITQGKPQVTDMTVFSSATEEEVLQLAASAEQYSEHPLAQALLKSAEDAGLSLLPSQDFQALSGRGLSVKIAEQTILLGNEKLMKESGIALGSAIATAETYANQAKTPVYLAADGHLLVVIAIADQVKPSSHAAIQALHQMGLEVVMLTGDNEKTAQAIADQVGIDTVISQVLPEDKANQVKLLQAQGKQVAMVGDGINDAPALAQAEVGIAIGSGTDVAIETADLVLMHSDLMDVPKAVRLSQLTMKTIKQNLFWAFAYNVIGIPIAMGLLHLFGGPLLNPMLAGAAMALSSVSVLLNALRLRTRKLI; encoded by the coding sequence ATGAAAAAAATGACCCTGCCTGTTCAAGGAATGACCTGTGCCACCTGTGCCTTGACGGTCGAGAAGGCTGTCGGGAAATTAGTAGGAGTAGAGGAAGCCAGCGTCAATTTGGCAACTGAAAAATTGAGTGTCAGTTTTGATGAAAATGTCTTGAGCCTTAGCGACATTGGTCATGCAGTTGAAAAGGCTGGTTATGGCTTGGTCCGCAACCTTATCACAGAAACCTATGCTATTGAGGGCATGACCTGTGCTTCCTGTGCCATGACGGTAGAAAAGGCGCTAGGGAAACTGGCTGGTATGGAAGAAGTGGCTGTCAATCTGGCAACGGAAAAGGCAACGATGACATATGACAAGGATCGCTTAGATGCAGCTGCGATTCTGTCTGCCGTTGAAAAAGCTGGCTACAAGGCTGTCTTGCCACAAACAAATTCGCTTGTTACAGCTGTCGATAGTAAGGAACAACATCAATCAGATTTGTGGTCCCGTTTTATCTGGTCAACTGTGTTCACCCTGCCCTTACTCTATATCGCCATGGGGCCAATGTTACCGGGTGGTGGTTTACCTTTACCTGCCTTTCTTCATCAACCCTTGACTTTCGCCTTGGTTCAACTATTTCTGACTCTGCCGGTCATGTATATTGGGCGCGCCTTCTATCAAAAAGGTTTTAAGACACTGTTTGCAGGCCATCCCAATATGGACAGCTTGATTGCGGTGGGAACTAGCGCAGCTCTTGTGCAAGGTCTGATTATGACGGTTCTGATTGCGAGAGGTCAGGCGGATCTGTCGCATGGGCACCCCGAGCTCTATTTCGAGTCTGCCGCTGTGATTTTAACCTTGATTACCCTTGGGAAACACATGGAGGCCCTGTCCAAAGGATGGACGTCCGATGCCATCAAGAAATTGATGAACCTAGCTCCTAAGACAGCCAGACTAATCCGCGACGGGCAAGAAATCACCCTTCCCTTGGAACAAGTCCAAGTTGGGGATGTCTTGCAGGTCCGTCCGGGTGAACAAATTCCAGTTGACGGAAAAGTTCTCCAAGGTCAATCGACCGTGGATGAGTCTATGCTGACGGGAGAAAGTTTGCCGGTCAAAAAAGCAGTCGGTGATAGCGTAGTGGGTGCCACACTCAATCAGCATGGTGCCTTTCAAATGCAAGCGACCAAGGTTGGAGCAGATACGACTCTGGCACAAATTATTCGGCTGGTCGAAGAGGCACAGGGTTCTAAAGCGCCCATTGCCCAGCTGGCTGACCGTGTTTCAGCGGTTTTTGTGCCGATTGTTATGGTCCTGGCCCTCCTATCTGGGTTAGCATGGTGGACCTTGGGGCAAGAGCCTTGGATTTTCTCTCTTTCCATCACTATTTCAGTGCTGGTCATTGCCTGTCCTTGTGCTCTGGGGCTTGCGACACCGACGGCTATTATGGTCGGGACTGGTAAGGGGGCGGAAAATGGTCTCCTCTTTAAGTCTGGTCAAGCCGTTGAGGTCCTTCAAAAGGTCAACACCATCGTTTTCGACAAGACGGGAACCATTACCCAAGGCAAACCTCAAGTGACGGACATGACAGTTTTCAGTTCTGCCACTGAGGAAGAAGTTCTCCAGCTGGCAGCAAGTGCGGAGCAATACTCTGAGCATCCGCTGGCTCAAGCCCTGCTCAAATCCGCAGAGGACGCTGGATTATCTCTTCTCCCTAGTCAGGATTTCCAAGCCCTTTCCGGTCGCGGTTTGTCGGTGAAAATAGCAGAGCAGACTATTTTGTTGGGCAATGAAAAGCTGATGAAGGAGTCTGGGATTGCGCTTGGCTCTGCCATTGCGACAGCAGAAACCTACGCCAACCAAGCCAAGACGCCTGTCTATCTGGCAGCAGACGGACACTTGTTGGTAGTCATTGCCATTGCTGACCAAGTAAAACCATCCAGTCACGCAGCCATCCAGGCTTTGCACCAGATGGGATTGGAAGTGGTCATGCTGACAGGGGACAATGAGAAAACAGCTCAGGCCATTGCTGACCAAGTGGGAATTGACACCGTCATCAGCCAAGTCTTGCCAGAGGATAAGGCCAATCAGGTCAAGCTCCTACAAGCCCAAGGCAAGCAGGTAGCTATGGTCGGAGACGGCATCAATGATGCTCCTGCCTTGGCCCAAGCCGAGGTTGGTATTGCCATTGGTTCTGGTACTGATGTCGCTATCGAAACGGCAGACTTGGTTCTCATGCACAGTGATTTGATGGATGTTCCTAAGGCTGTTCGACTGAGCCAATTGACCATGAAAACCATCAAGCAAAATCTCTTCTGGGCCTTTGCCTACAATGTCATCGGCATTCCGATTGCCATGGGCCTCCTCCATCTCTTCGGCGGTCCCCTTCTCAATCCAATGCTGGCTGGAGCAGCCATGGCCCTCAGCTCTGTATCTGTCCTGCTCAATGCCCTGCGTTTGCGGACCAGAAAATTGATTTAA
- the tpx gene encoding thiol peroxidase has translation MTTFIGKEVTLVGPRLQVGDKAPDFVLMDNELNLKSLKDYGKKTKIISVVPSIDTGICDTQTRRFNEELAGKEDTVVITVSVDLPFAQKRWCGNSGLESAVTLSDYYDHAFGKSYGLLMQEWNLLARAVFVLNADNEITYVEYLDNVNEHPDYEAALEAVK, from the coding sequence ATGACGACATTTATTGGAAAAGAAGTGACCCTAGTAGGTCCACGTTTGCAGGTTGGTGACAAGGCGCCTGACTTTGTCCTCATGGACAATGAACTCAATCTCAAGAGTCTCAAGGACTATGGCAAGAAGACTAAGATTATCAGCGTCGTGCCGTCCATTGATACAGGTATTTGTGATACCCAGACCCGCCGTTTCAATGAAGAGCTGGCTGGCAAGGAAGACACAGTGGTTATCACGGTTTCTGTCGACCTGCCATTTGCCCAAAAGCGTTGGTGTGGAAATTCTGGTCTGGAGTCTGCAGTGACCCTGTCCGACTATTATGACCATGCCTTTGGAAAATCCTATGGTCTTCTCATGCAGGAGTGGAACCTCTTGGCGCGTGCGGTCTTTGTCCTCAATGCCGACAATGAAATCACCTACGTAGAATACCTGGATAATGTCAACGAACACCCAGACTATGAAGCGGCTTTGGAGGCTGTTAAATAA
- a CDS encoding helix-turn-helix transcriptional regulator has translation MTIQLGSRLKQKRKEMKLSQKELAEGVCKQGQISRIESGAYTPGSELLFELSKKLNVSMNYFFEDTVSEQKEELAEFKTVVRNFLVHRDYQGLRYVYELESNNKHRLSVANQLYLEWIGGLVDFYFYDKKEEAISKMEYLLEQLESSNLFFLQVSNTLLNFYFDVNDGELFDVQFERLTEKTDNFQPITIEELELKIKLQYNISRYLWLKKDYIQAIASITTAIEFCRSHRSYYSLPDLFCLLGNVHEELGNTESAKQHFRQAYFLYKLDANRQMELNLERYIEEDKI, from the coding sequence ATGACTATACAACTAGGCTCTAGGTTAAAACAAAAAAGAAAAGAGATGAAATTATCTCAGAAAGAATTGGCAGAAGGTGTATGTAAACAAGGTCAAATTAGTAGAATTGAGAGTGGCGCTTATACTCCTGGTTCTGAGTTGCTTTTTGAATTATCAAAGAAACTAAATGTTTCAATGAATTACTTTTTTGAAGACACTGTTTCTGAGCAGAAAGAGGAGTTAGCAGAATTCAAAACTGTTGTACGAAATTTCTTAGTCCATAGAGACTACCAAGGACTACGATATGTTTATGAATTGGAGTCTAATAATAAACATCGTTTATCGGTAGCAAATCAATTATACTTAGAGTGGATAGGTGGATTAGTCGATTTTTATTTTTATGATAAAAAGGAGGAAGCTATATCTAAAATGGAATATCTACTTGAACAATTGGAGAGTTCTAATTTATTTTTTTTACAAGTATCAAATACACTCCTAAATTTTTATTTTGATGTTAATGATGGAGAATTATTTGATGTACAATTTGAAAGACTGACAGAAAAAACGGATAATTTTCAACCTATCACGATTGAAGAATTGGAATTAAAAATTAAACTTCAATATAACATTTCACGTTACCTGTGGCTAAAGAAGGATTACATCCAAGCTATAGCTAGCATCACAACGGCCATCGAATTTTGTAGGTCACACAGGAGCTATTATTCCTTACCCGATTTATTTTGTTTACTAGGTAATGTCCATGAAGAACTTGGAAATACAGAGAGTGCGAAACAACATTTTCGTCAGGCATATTTTTTATATAAATTGGATGCTAACCGTCAAATGGAATTGAATCTGGAGCGATATATAGAAGAAGACAAAATCTAG
- a CDS encoding TlpA family protein disulfide reductase — protein MKQRCYFIWLMGIVALFIIGLCVKMYEDKGNTTSQVQEVAIREVEKEFVQYKEIWEGTTFPTLSVRDKEEQTIVFTSELKKPKLYVMWASWCSDCQRELPVIEKIYSTYKDDIDFVLIDLVGFRDETVEKALNYYNDNKFTFPIYFDVDQTVVNSLELKAIPTLYFVNSNNQIEKIFIETVDEDSLNREISKLANS, from the coding sequence ATGAAGCAAAGGTGTTATTTTATTTGGTTAATGGGAATAGTTGCCCTTTTTATAATAGGCCTTTGTGTGAAAATGTATGAGGATAAAGGTAATACTACTTCTCAAGTACAAGAAGTTGCTATTCGGGAAGTTGAGAAAGAATTTGTGCAATATAAGGAAATTTGGGAAGGAACTACATTCCCAACACTTTCGGTAAGAGATAAAGAGGAGCAGACGATTGTATTTACATCAGAATTAAAGAAACCAAAATTATATGTTATGTGGGCTAGTTGGTGTTCAGATTGTCAAAGAGAGCTACCAGTAATTGAAAAAATCTATAGTACTTATAAGGATGATATTGACTTTGTTTTAATTGATTTAGTTGGTTTTCGTGATGAAACAGTTGAAAAAGCTCTAAACTATTATAATGACAATAAGTTTACTTTTCCTATTTATTTTGACGTGGATCAAACTGTGGTTAATAGTTTAGAATTAAAAGCTATACCAACGCTTTATTTTGTAAATTCTAACAATCAAATTGAAAAAATATTCATTGAGACGGTTGATGAGGATTCTTTGAATAGAGAAATTTCTAAATTGGCTAATAGTTAG